A window of Bradyrhizobium sp. AZCC 1719 genomic DNA:
GCTGCGATTTCATCGAGAATCTCCCCGAAGGCATGGCGACGATGGTTGGCGATCGCGGCATCAAGGTTTCCGGCGGGCAGCGGCAGCGGATCGCCATCGCGCGCGCCTTCCTGAAAGACGCGCCGATCCTGTTGCTGGACGAGGCAACCGCTGCGCTCGACAGCGAATCCGAAGAGGCGATCCGCGAGGCGTTGTCGCGGTTGATGCGAGGGCGCACCGTGATTGCCATCGCCCACCGTCTCGCCACCTTGCGCAATTTTGATCGTGTTGTGGTATTGCAGGGCGGGCGGATCATCGAGGACGGACCACCGGATATTCTCCTGCAGGGAAGGGGCCCTTACCGCGAATTGGTGGCGCGCGAAATGGGCCGTCTCGCCACCCACGCGGCCTGATCTGCGGCAGTAGCGTTTGCGTCCCGATGCGTCCATCACAACGCAAGGAAATCGCTTGAGGGGTCAAAATGACAGCCGAAGTCACCCAACTGATCACCGTTCAGGCTGCCGAACACGTCGCGGAGTCGCCATTCTACATACCGATGACGGGCCCGGCGACGCGGCCGCGCTGCTCGCTCAAGCACGATGATACCTTTATCGTGCTGGACAGCCATGGCGATATCGGCGCCTCCGCCGGCGGGCCCGACGGTCTGTTCAACGCCGATACACGTTACCTCGCCCGGCTGGAGATGGTGCTCGACGAAGTCCAGCCGCTGTTGCTCGGCTCCAATCTGCGCGACGATAATTCGGCGCTGACCGTCGATCTCACCAATTCCGACGTGTACCGCAACGGCAGGCTGGCGTTGCAGAAGGACACGCTACACATCGTTCGCTCGATTTTCCTGTGGCGCGGCACCGCCTACCAGCGCATCGCGCTGCAAAATCACGGCGACCGGCCGGCGAGCTTCGACCTGACGCTGCTGTTCGACAATGATTTCGCCGATTTGTTCGAGGTGCGCGGCGAGCGCCGGCCGCGCCGGGGCGTAGGTTCCAGCCGGTTGCTCGGTCCCGCCGATGTCATGCTGGAATACAGCGGGCTCGACGGTCAGGCCCGCATTACAGCGTTGCATTTCGAGCCGCGGCCGACGCGGCTCGCGGTCAATTCTGCAACCTATCATTTCGAGTTGGCGCCCAGGCAAGTGATTGCATTGTTCGTCGCGGTATCCTGCAACAAGCCGGCCATGCAGAAGCCGGTACCGTTCTATCGCGGCCTGCTGGCGCATCGCCGCGAGATGCGGCGGTCGACGGCCGGCGCAGCCAGCATCGAGACCTCGAACAATATCTTCAACGAGGTGCTGTGCCAGGCGATGGCCGATCTCAACATGCTGATGACGGATACGCCGCAGGGCAGATACCCCTATGCCGGCATCCCCTGGTATTCAACGACGTTTGGCCGCGACGGGCTGATCACCGCGCTGCAGATGTTGTGGGTCGATCCGCGCATTGCCAAGGGCGTGCTGCGGCGGCTGGCTCATTTTCAAGCCAAGGAGGTCGATCCGCTCGCCGATGCCGAACCTGGCAAGATTCTGCACGAAATGCGCGGCGGCGAGATGGCGGCGCTGCGCGAAGTGCCGTTCGCGCAATATTACGGCAGCGTCGACTCGACGTCGCTGTTCGTGCTGCTGGCCGGCCTCTATGTCGAGCGCACCGGCGACGAGGAAACGCTGGCCGAACTGTGGCCCGCGATCGAGGCGGCGTTGCGATGGATCGACGGGCCCGGCGACCCTGATCGCGACGGCTTCGTCGAGTACCAGCGCGCCACCGAGCAGGGGCTTGCCAACCAGGGCTGGAAGGATTCCTTCGACGCGATCTTCCACGCCGATGGACAACTCGCCGAGGGCTATATCGCGCTGGCGGAAGTTCAGGGATATGTATTTGCCGCCAAGCGGCTGGCGGCGCGCTGCGCCCGGCGGTTGGGATTGATCGAGCAGGCAGCAGAACTCGAATCCGCAGCCCTGCTGCTGGCCGAACGCTTCGAGGAGGCGTTCTGGTGCGAGGAGCTCGGCACCTACGCACTGGCGCTTGATGGCGCCAAGCGTCCGTGCAAGGTCCGAACATCCAATGCCGGCCAGCTTCTCTTCACCGGAATCGTTCGGACCGATCGTGCCCGTCTTGTTGCGGCCGATCTGATGAGCCAGAAATTCTTTTCGGGATGGGGCATCCGCACCGTTGCCTACGGCGAAGTTCGCTACAACCCGATGTCCTATCACGACGGGTCGATCTGGCCGCACGACAACGCGCTGATCGCGCTCGGGTTTGCGCGCTACGGCCTGAAGCATTCGGCGGCGCATCTGTTCAAGGGCCTGTTCGACGCTGCGAGCTACATGGACTTGCGGCGGCTGCCGGAATTGTTCTGCGGATTCCGGCGGGAGAAGCGGCGCGGACCGGTGCTTTATCCGGTAGCCTGTGCGCCGCAGGCCTGGGCCAGCGCGACGCCCTTTACCCTGCTGGAGGCGACGCTCGGTCTCGAATTCGATGCTGCGTGCGGCGAGATCCGTCTTCGTGATCCGCGCCTGCCGGAATTCCTCAACGAGGTGGTATTGCGCGATCTGCGGATCGGGCCCTCCAGCGTCGACTTGAGGGTCCGCCGCCACGGCGAGGTTGTGTCGCTCGAGGTATTGCGCACGCGCGGACAGATTCAGGTGTCGATCGTGTTGACGCACTAGCGGTCGTGCATTCCTAGCCATGCGTCTTCGGAGTTCAGGAGGCCATATGCGCGCCGGTATTGTCATCATATCGCTGATCGCCGGGCTAGCGATGAGCCTCCCGGTTTCGGCAGCAGAAGATAATGGACCGCCGGGAAGCCGTGCTGCTCCGGCCGATGCCGCGAAAGATGCGAAGGATCCCCCGAAAAAGGAACCGGCGCCTCCGCCGTCGGTCACTGTGATCGGCGCCCGCGACGCGCTCGGCATTCTGGGCCGCGAGGTCCGCAGTGCGGCCAACGAAAATATGGGGCGCATCGTCGACGTGATCGTGGACCGCGAGGGCACTGTGCGCGCCGCCGTCATCGATTTTGGCGGTTTTCTCGGTGTCGGCAGCCGAAAGATCGTCGTCGATTGGAGTGCGCTGCGTTTTGGCCGCGTTGCCAACAAGAGTGACAGCATCACGCTCGAACTGACCAAGGAACAGGTGATAGCGGCGCCGGAATACAAGCAGGACGCGCCGGTCATCGTGCTCGGTGCGGCCGGCCGCTTACAGCCGTGGGATTTCGACAAATAAAGGAGAAACGGTCTGATCGTGCGCCCGTCCCAGTCGCTCGATCCGATGAACGACGATCGCCATGGGCGATCCGCCGGCGGGGGTAATGTTGTGCCGGTGCCGCCCGCGTCCAGCGAGCGGCCCAAACCGTCGCGCGAGAGCCAGCGCGGTCTCGACTGGTTCATCTTCTTTCTCGCCGACGTGCAGACCGGATTCGGTCCGTTTATCGCGGTTTACCTCACCACGCAGAAATGGACGCAGGTTGAGATTGGCTTCGTGCTGTCGATCGGCGGAATCGTCGGCCTGCTCGGGCAGATGCCGGGCGGAGCCGTTGTCGATGCCGCCCGTTCCGAGCGGCTGGTGGCGGGGCTCGCTGTCGCCACCATCGGCTGCTGCGCGCTGGCCTACGCTTTGTGGCCGATCTTCCCGGTAGTGACTGCGGCCGCCATCTTGCATGCGCTTGCGAGCTGCGTGCTGGGTCCGGCAATCGCCGCGATCAGCCTCGGCCTGGTCGGGCCGTTTGCGATCGGGGAACGGCTCGGGCGCAATGCCCGTTTCGCGTCCCTGGGTAATGGTTCAGCGGCGGCGCTGATGGGCGCATCCGGCTATCTGTTGTCAAGCCAGTCGGTCTTCTTCGTCACCTTCTTTCTTGCAATCCCTACCCTGTTGGCGCTTGCCCGGATTCGCGGCCAGGAAATCAACGTGGCGCAGGCGCACGGTGCCTTGAGCGAGGACGGCGATGATACCAAGGCCGCCGACAAGGAGGCGACCAGTGTGCTTCATCTCCTTCGGCAGCGCCCGCTGCTGATCTTCGCCGGCGGCGTATTGCTGTTCCAACTTGCCAACGCCGCCATGCTGCCGCTGATGGCCGGCGTGGTCACGACGCGATCGGCTCAATGGGCGCCGGTGCTTATTGCGGCCTGCATCATCGTACCTCAAGCGATCGTCGCGTTGACCTCACCCTCGGTCGGGCGCAAGGCTCAAGCGTGGGGGAGGCGACCGCTGCTGCTCTTGGCGTTCGCTGCGCTGGCGATCCGCGGTTTGCTGTTTGCGGTGGTTCGCGATCCCTATGTTCTGGTCCTGGTGCAAGTGTTCGACGGCATTACCGCGGCCGTGCTCAGCGTGATGGTGCCGCTGATCGTGGCCGATGTCGCCTACGGCAGCGGCCACTTCAATCTGGCGCAGGGGATCGTCGGAACCGCGACCGGCATTGGTGCTTCGCTGAGCACGGTATTGGCAGGCTATATCAGCGATATCTTTGGCAGCAGCGTCGCGTTCATCGGGCTGGCGGGGATCGCAGCCCTTGGCTTGACGGTGATCTGGGCGTTCATGCCGGAGACCCGGCGGACTGAGGTTTAAGCGTGAGGCCGACGGTCAATAGCGCCGCGATGGCCAGCGACGCGCCGACGCCGGCGATGCAGGCGCTCCATCCGAACCGGTCGAACAACTGGCCCAGCACGGCGCTGCCGACGAGGCCACCGAGGAAATAGCAGGCAAGATAGGTTCCGCTGGCAATGCCGCGGTGGTCGCTGGCGGCCTGGCCGACGAAGCCGGTGGCGCAGGCCTGCGCAAAGAAGGTCCCGACGCCGACCAGTACCATGCCGGCCAATACTTGCGGCAGGTGGGAAGACAGCATCAAAGGCAATCCAATGGCTGCCACCGCCAGCGCCCCCCAGATCGCTGGCCGCGTGCCAAACCGGACGACAGCCCCGCCGGCAAACAGCGTCGTGACCACGGATGGCGCGAAGACGAAATAGACGAGGCCGAGGTCCATCCGTCCGAGCGCCAGCGGTTCGCGCACCAGCACGAAATTGACGAAGGTGAAGGTGCCGATAAAGGCGAACAGGATGCAAAAGCCGATGGCAAAGGCAGCGCGCAGCGCCGGGTTGCGCCAATGGCCGAGCGTTGCCGCGAACGGCGATTGCATCGAAGGCATCGCGTGCATCGGCTTGACACGATGGATGGTGAAATAAACCAGCACGGCGCCGGCGAGATTGAGCAGCGCGAAGAAATAGAAGTTTGAGGCCAGCCCGAGCGTGTCGACCACCGCCGCCGACACCAGCCGGCCGATCAGATTGCTTGCGACGTTGCCGGTGATATAGGCCGCGAACGCGCCTCCCGCATCCATCGAACTGCATTGCTCGCCGAGATGCGCCAGCGTCAACGCGAACGCCGAGGCCATGCAGAGGCCCTGGGCGATGCGAAGCGCCGTAAACGTCATGAGATCAGGCGCGATCGCCAGCAACGTGGTGGGGACCGCGAGCACGACCAGGCTGACGAGAATGCCGAGCCGGCGATCGATATGCGGGCTCAGGAAGCCGACAACGAGGCCGGCGACGGCCATGCCGATGGTGCTGGCATTGACTGCAATACCCATGGCGGCCGGCGTTACATTGTAGTGCCGGGTCAGCGAAGGAAGAATCGCCTGCGTCGCGAACAGATCCACCACGGTCAGGAACGCCGTGAGGCCAATGACCAGGGATCGTAGCGCTACGCCCGGTGAGTGACC
This region includes:
- a CDS encoding amylo-alpha-1,6-glucosidase — protein: MTAEVTQLITVQAAEHVAESPFYIPMTGPATRPRCSLKHDDTFIVLDSHGDIGASAGGPDGLFNADTRYLARLEMVLDEVQPLLLGSNLRDDNSALTVDLTNSDVYRNGRLALQKDTLHIVRSIFLWRGTAYQRIALQNHGDRPASFDLTLLFDNDFADLFEVRGERRPRRGVGSSRLLGPADVMLEYSGLDGQARITALHFEPRPTRLAVNSATYHFELAPRQVIALFVAVSCNKPAMQKPVPFYRGLLAHRREMRRSTAGAASIETSNNIFNEVLCQAMADLNMLMTDTPQGRYPYAGIPWYSTTFGRDGLITALQMLWVDPRIAKGVLRRLAHFQAKEVDPLADAEPGKILHEMRGGEMAALREVPFAQYYGSVDSTSLFVLLAGLYVERTGDEETLAELWPAIEAALRWIDGPGDPDRDGFVEYQRATEQGLANQGWKDSFDAIFHADGQLAEGYIALAEVQGYVFAAKRLAARCARRLGLIEQAAELESAALLLAERFEEAFWCEELGTYALALDGAKRPCKVRTSNAGQLLFTGIVRTDRARLVAADLMSQKFFSGWGIRTVAYGEVRYNPMSYHDGSIWPHDNALIALGFARYGLKHSAAHLFKGLFDAASYMDLRRLPELFCGFRREKRRGPVLYPVACAPQAWASATPFTLLEATLGLEFDAACGEIRLRDPRLPEFLNEVVLRDLRIGPSSVDLRVRRHGEVVSLEVLRTRGQIQVSIVLTH
- a CDS encoding PRC-barrel domain-containing protein, yielding MRAGIVIISLIAGLAMSLPVSAAEDNGPPGSRAAPADAAKDAKDPPKKEPAPPPSVTVIGARDALGILGREVRSAANENMGRIVDVIVDREGTVRAAVIDFGGFLGVGSRKIVVDWSALRFGRVANKSDSITLELTKEQVIAAPEYKQDAPVIVLGAAGRLQPWDFDK
- a CDS encoding MFS transporter, coding for MNDDRHGRSAGGGNVVPVPPASSERPKPSRESQRGLDWFIFFLADVQTGFGPFIAVYLTTQKWTQVEIGFVLSIGGIVGLLGQMPGGAVVDAARSERLVAGLAVATIGCCALAYALWPIFPVVTAAAILHALASCVLGPAIAAISLGLVGPFAIGERLGRNARFASLGNGSAAALMGASGYLLSSQSVFFVTFFLAIPTLLALARIRGQEINVAQAHGALSEDGDDTKAADKEATSVLHLLRQRPLLIFAGGVLLFQLANAAMLPLMAGVVTTRSAQWAPVLIAACIIVPQAIVALTSPSVGRKAQAWGRRPLLLLAFAALAIRGLLFAVVRDPYVLVLVQVFDGITAAVLSVMVPLIVADVAYGSGHFNLAQGIVGTATGIGASLSTVLAGYISDIFGSSVAFIGLAGIAALGLTVIWAFMPETRRTEV
- a CDS encoding MFS transporter, translated to MTAMSAPMKSQAMEMHGHSPGVALRSLVIGLTAFLTVVDLFATQAILPSLTRHYNVTPAAMGIAVNASTIGMAVAGLVVGFLSPHIDRRLGILVSLVVLAVPTTLLAIAPDLMTFTALRIAQGLCMASAFALTLAHLGEQCSSMDAGGAFAAYITGNVASNLIGRLVSAAVVDTLGLASNFYFFALLNLAGAVLVYFTIHRVKPMHAMPSMQSPFAATLGHWRNPALRAAFAIGFCILFAFIGTFTFVNFVLVREPLALGRMDLGLVYFVFAPSVVTTLFAGGAVVRFGTRPAIWGALAVAAIGLPLMLSSHLPQVLAGMVLVGVGTFFAQACATGFVGQAASDHRGIASGTYLACYFLGGLVGSAVLGQLFDRFGWSACIAGVGASLAIAALLTVGLTLKPQSAGSPA